A single region of the Pan troglodytes isolate AG18354 chromosome 18, NHGRI_mPanTro3-v2.0_pri, whole genome shotgun sequence genome encodes:
- the UQCC4 gene encoding ubiquinol-cytochrome c reductase complex assembly factor 4: MNRVLCAPAAGAVRALRLIGWASRSLHPLPGSRDRAHPAAEEEDDPDRPIEFSSSKANPHRWSVGHTMGKGHQRPWWKVLPLSCFLVALIIWCYLREESEADQWLRQVWGEVPEPSDRSEKPETPAAYRART; encoded by the exons ATGAATCGTGTCTTGTGTGCCCCGGCGGCCGG GGCCGTCCGGGCGCTGAGGCTCATAGGCTGGGCTTCCCGAAGCCTTCATCCGTTGCCCGGTTCCCGGGATCGGGCCCACCCTGCCGCCGAGGAAGAGGACGACCCTGACCGCCCCATTGAGTTTTCCTCCAGCAAAGCCAACCCTCACCGCTGGTCGGTGGGCCATACCATGGGAAAGGGACATCAGCGGCCCTGGTGGAAGGTGCTGCCCCTCAGCTGCTTCCTCGTGGCGCTGATCATCTGGTGCTACCTGAGGGAGGAGAGCGAGGCGGACCAGTGGTTGAGACAGGTGTGGGGAGAGGTGCCAGAGCCCAGTGATCGTTCTGAGAAGCCTGAGACTCCAGCTGCCTACAGAGCGAGAACTTGA